One stretch of Nitrosococcus watsonii C-113 DNA includes these proteins:
- a CDS encoding methyltransferase domain-containing protein produces MPVSSPPLKEHLYIREFDPQGEDSLAKIARLIRPHTQVLDLGTGPGILGKYLSTALGCIVDGVEMSGDQVQLAKPFYRYLRMADLETARLAALFPGHGAGNETEYSIDTSSTDSKEDTHHRYDYIVCADVLEHLKNPGAVVSQLPTLLKPNGRVLLSIPNIAHAGVIAELLVGEFRYRPEGLLDSTHLRFFTRQSLLEFLNCHGLVPLSMEGIPCDIRASEFRSYYVETLPPAIYRLLQAYPDALTYQFIVEAAPGVQAAKKLAAEPTAPEFHFACRLYWRTGGAEYQEENSRYVLGCIGKEHQTIRFSMPALPEIPMGIRIAPAERPGFMQIHQIALYDKEEQGIWQWPGNTAHLPVVNTHQMEFSHGWSALLGVNAVLMGKDPSFELSLEESALASLQAGGTLELQISWPLSADFMALTQRLEQKDRELQAREELLREKERLLVHRDRQLEEKERLLEAGRQVLHGLHEQLAEQQRVLTVHEQQLAETNALADYLKARLDHQESWRGWARRPFRPLKRWYLKRPEVETDGSQLIDIIIPVYNAYEYLRDCLERLRLCTQEPYRLVLIDDASTDSRIQTLFEELEAAGEEDILLLRNEYNQGFVATANRGMSLGANDVVLLNSDTLVTRNWLEKLKRCAASDPKIGTITPFTNHGEICSFPEFCRENPLPDDPELINEAMDRLDLAVYPDIPTGVGFCLYIRRALIQQVGLFDEAAFGRGYGEENDLCLRAAQAGFRNVLCSDAYVAHVGGGSFGQEKSAVGEKQMAVLLNKHPTYLEQVDDFIKGDPLKPLRQLIQSQLEKAAPSRKPAVLHVMHGHGGPAVSQGRGGGIGMYIEHLTACLAGEFRHYGLIAQGQAWTLKELFSGKEGQGYCFQRQDNETWTAFLEGICAWLDVKLCHIHQIAGCRDGLLEAFAGTAIPYGVSIHDFLLACPTVNLLDSKGHYCHGVTDIDQCQQCLGEQASFAAINIGEWRRRHESFLAKTAFVLAPSVWAQRTFNNYFPGVPVTFIPNFQQPRLSRHRGGNIRGFLLPQDDIKSIGLLGAIGPVKGARQLEQLVERTRERQLPLRWVVIGYTDRQGDPPVPYQSEDQIVTLHGPYRQADLPVLLDHYAISLVVFPSAGPETFSYTLSEAWAAGRPVLVPPIGALQERVAESGAGWIMEDWQDMDRILDRVMALVYPEVAESLLSIQERVEQANRQQADQSCSASLLIAEIYRRAFTASPPPGLISLSSLRVYEAACQEHDRD; encoded by the coding sequence ATGCCGGTTTCTTCTCCACCCTTAAAAGAACATTTATACATCCGAGAATTTGATCCCCAGGGAGAAGATTCCCTGGCTAAAATTGCTCGCCTTATCCGGCCCCATACTCAGGTATTGGATTTGGGCACGGGACCCGGCATTCTAGGGAAATATTTGTCTACGGCGTTAGGCTGCATCGTGGATGGCGTGGAAATGAGCGGGGACCAGGTACAACTTGCAAAACCCTTTTATCGGTATTTACGGATGGCTGATTTGGAGACAGCGCGGCTAGCGGCGCTTTTTCCGGGCCACGGAGCGGGAAATGAGACGGAATATTCAATAGATACTAGCAGCACCGACTCTAAGGAAGATACGCATCACCGCTACGACTACATCGTCTGCGCCGATGTTCTTGAGCATCTGAAAAATCCTGGTGCCGTGGTCTCCCAATTGCCCACCTTGTTAAAACCAAATGGCCGGGTTTTGTTGTCTATTCCCAATATCGCCCATGCGGGCGTGATTGCCGAGTTGCTAGTGGGGGAGTTTCGTTACCGTCCAGAGGGATTACTGGACTCGACCCATTTACGCTTTTTTACCCGCCAGTCCTTGCTGGAATTTCTGAACTGCCATGGCTTGGTGCCCCTGTCGATGGAAGGGATACCCTGTGATATCAGGGCGAGCGAATTTCGAAGCTACTATGTGGAGACACTGCCGCCTGCTATTTACCGTTTATTGCAAGCCTATCCCGATGCTTTAACCTATCAATTTATTGTTGAAGCAGCGCCGGGCGTCCAGGCTGCAAAAAAACTGGCGGCAGAACCCACGGCGCCTGAATTTCACTTTGCCTGCCGGCTTTATTGGCGTACGGGAGGAGCTGAATATCAGGAAGAAAATAGTCGCTATGTGCTGGGTTGCATCGGTAAGGAGCACCAGACGATTCGGTTTTCTATGCCTGCCCTACCGGAAATTCCCATGGGGATACGGATCGCTCCCGCTGAGCGCCCAGGGTTTATGCAAATTCACCAAATTGCCCTCTACGATAAGGAAGAGCAGGGTATTTGGCAATGGCCAGGGAATACCGCTCATTTGCCGGTCGTTAATACCCACCAGATGGAATTTTCCCATGGCTGGAGCGCTCTTCTAGGAGTCAACGCGGTTTTAATGGGCAAGGACCCCTCTTTTGAATTGTCTCTTGAAGAATCGGCGCTAGCCTCTTTGCAAGCAGGTGGAACGCTAGAGTTGCAGATTTCATGGCCCTTGTCCGCTGATTTCATGGCGCTAACGCAACGCCTGGAGCAAAAAGATCGGGAGCTACAAGCGCGGGAGGAATTACTGCGGGAAAAAGAGCGTCTCCTGGTTCATCGTGACCGCCAATTAGAAGAAAAAGAGCGGCTACTAGAAGCTGGCAGGCAGGTTTTGCATGGGCTTCATGAACAACTGGCGGAGCAGCAGCGGGTGCTCACCGTCCATGAACAGCAGCTAGCGGAAACCAATGCCTTGGCCGATTACTTAAAGGCTCGGTTAGACCATCAAGAGAGTTGGCGCGGTTGGGCGCGGCGTCCTTTCCGGCCTTTGAAGCGCTGGTATCTAAAACGGCCCGAGGTTGAAACGGACGGCTCCCAACTTATTGACATCATCATTCCCGTTTATAATGCCTATGAGTATCTACGGGACTGCTTAGAGCGCCTGCGCCTCTGTACTCAGGAGCCTTACCGGCTGGTGCTTATCGATGATGCCTCAACGGACAGCCGTATTCAGACTCTATTTGAGGAGCTTGAGGCGGCGGGGGAGGAAGATATTCTGTTGCTGCGTAACGAATATAACCAGGGGTTTGTAGCTACCGCCAACCGGGGAATGTCCCTCGGCGCTAACGATGTGGTGCTGTTGAATTCCGATACCTTGGTAACCAGGAATTGGTTGGAAAAACTCAAACGTTGCGCCGCCTCGGACCCAAAAATAGGTACCATTACTCCTTTTACCAATCATGGGGAGATTTGTTCTTTTCCGGAGTTTTGCCGGGAAAATCCTTTGCCCGACGATCCGGAATTGATCAACGAGGCCATGGATCGCCTGGATCTTGCCGTTTACCCGGATATTCCCACCGGGGTTGGTTTTTGCCTTTATATTCGCCGAGCCCTTATCCAGCAGGTGGGTTTATTCGATGAAGCGGCATTTGGCCGGGGGTATGGAGAAGAAAATGACCTATGCTTGCGGGCGGCGCAAGCCGGTTTCCGGAATGTGCTCTGTAGCGATGCCTATGTAGCCCATGTGGGGGGAGGCTCCTTTGGCCAGGAAAAAAGCGCCGTCGGGGAAAAGCAAATGGCGGTGCTACTCAATAAACACCCCACTTACCTGGAGCAAGTCGACGACTTTATAAAAGGAGATCCCCTTAAACCCCTTCGGCAGTTAATTCAAAGTCAGTTAGAAAAGGCCGCTCCTTCCAGAAAGCCCGCTGTCTTGCATGTGATGCATGGCCACGGCGGGCCCGCCGTTTCCCAGGGCCGGGGCGGAGGGATAGGGATGTATATCGAACATTTAACGGCCTGCCTTGCTGGTGAATTCCGGCATTATGGGTTGATTGCCCAGGGGCAAGCATGGACTCTAAAAGAGCTTTTTTCCGGGAAAGAGGGGCAAGGTTATTGCTTTCAGCGACAGGATAACGAAACCTGGACGGCTTTTTTGGAGGGGATTTGCGCTTGGCTGGACGTTAAGCTGTGTCATATTCATCAAATTGCCGGTTGCCGCGATGGTTTGCTGGAAGCTTTTGCCGGGACGGCGATTCCCTATGGGGTCAGTATTCACGATTTTCTTTTGGCGTGTCCAACGGTGAACCTTTTGGATAGCAAGGGACATTACTGCCATGGCGTCACCGATATTGACCAGTGCCAGCAATGCCTCGGGGAACAGGCTTCCTTCGCTGCTATTAATATTGGAGAATGGCGGCGGCGGCATGAAAGTTTTTTAGCCAAGACCGCTTTCGTGCTTGCTCCCTCGGTCTGGGCTCAGCGCACTTTTAATAATTATTTTCCTGGGGTTCCGGTCACTTTCATCCCTAATTTTCAGCAGCCCAGGTTATCTAGGCACAGGGGAGGGAATATCCGTGGCTTCTTGCTCCCACAAGATGATATAAAGTCGATTGGTCTGCTGGGCGCTATCGGGCCGGTGAAAGGCGCTAGACAGTTGGAACAGTTAGTGGAAAGAACCCGGGAGCGGCAATTGCCCTTGCGCTGGGTAGTGATTGGCTACACGGATCGGCAGGGGGACCCCCCTGTGCCTTACCAGAGCGAGGATCAGATAGTAACGCTCCATGGCCCTTATAGGCAGGCAGATCTGCCAGTCCTGCTGGATCATTACGCTATCTCTTTGGTGGTCTTTCCTTCGGCGGGTCCAGAAACTTTTTCTTATACGCTCTCAGAAGCTTGGGCAGCCGGCCGACCGGTGTTGGTGCCTCCTATTGGGGCGTTGCAAGAACGGGTGGCAGAGTCTGGCGCTGGCTGGATCATGGAGGATTGGCAAGATATGGACAGGATTTTGGACCGGGTAATGGCTTTGGTTTATCCGGAAGTGGCGGAATCCCTGCTGTCAATTCAGGAACGTGTGGAACAGGCTAATCGCCAGCAGGCGGATCAATCGTGTTCTGCAAGCCTTTTGATTGCTGAAATCTACCGGCGCGCTTTTACCGCTTCTCCGCCGCCTGGGTTAATTAGCCTGAGCTCCTTGCGGGTTTATGAGGCAGCGTGCCAGGAGCATGATAGGGATTGA
- a CDS encoding glycosyltransferase family 2 protein, producing the protein MIGIEKESGTGESLIMGGLARAVIECPSIIAIIVTYEPDLEALERLLLALFSQVEAVVVVDNGSSEDMRQWLKRLNIASLHCAALPENQGVAAAQNEGIAWAKEQGATHVVLFDQDSVPAPDMVARLYGAWRQLEQDGLSVCAVGPNYQDLRRPKTSPFVRVRGLMISRCQCRKEGDVLEVDHLISSGSLIPMMVLDAVGGMVEGLFIDYIDTEWVLRAQRRGYRAYGICGARMSHVLGNKSIRFLGREVVARSPLRHYYLFRNALWLYRQSWVPWGWKLADGFRLLQRFCFYALFAPPRLQQVKMMTLGLCHGLWGRQGKYPA; encoded by the coding sequence ATGATAGGGATTGAAAAAGAGAGCGGAACTGGAGAAAGTCTTATCATGGGTGGGTTAGCAAGGGCGGTGATTGAATGTCCCAGCATTATTGCGATCATTGTCACTTACGAACCGGACCTTGAGGCGCTGGAGCGGCTGCTCCTTGCCCTGTTTTCCCAAGTCGAAGCGGTGGTGGTAGTCGACAATGGTTCAAGTGAAGATATGCGCCAATGGCTCAAGCGATTGAATATTGCTAGCCTCCATTGTGCGGCGTTACCCGAAAACCAGGGAGTCGCTGCGGCTCAGAATGAGGGCATCGCTTGGGCGAAAGAGCAGGGCGCTACCCATGTGGTCCTGTTTGACCAGGACAGTGTGCCCGCTCCCGATATGGTTGCCCGGTTGTACGGGGCATGGCGGCAACTGGAGCAGGACGGGCTATCCGTGTGCGCCGTGGGTCCTAATTACCAGGATTTAAGGCGACCTAAAACGTCGCCGTTTGTTCGGGTGCGGGGATTAATGATTAGCCGCTGCCAGTGCCGAAAGGAGGGCGATGTGCTGGAAGTAGATCATTTAATTTCCTCCGGGAGCCTGATCCCGATGATGGTGTTGGATGCCGTGGGAGGTATGGTGGAGGGGTTGTTTATTGATTACATTGATACCGAGTGGGTATTGCGCGCCCAGCGCAGGGGTTATCGGGCTTATGGTATTTGCGGCGCCAGAATGAGCCATGTTCTAGGAAATAAGTCAATTCGCTTTCTGGGCCGTGAAGTTGTAGCGCGTAGCCCCTTGAGGCATTATTATCTGTTCCGTAATGCGCTTTGGCTTTACCGGCAAAGCTGGGTGCCTTGGGGGTGGAAACTGGCGGACGGGTTCCGTTTGCTACAACGTTTTTGTTTCTATGCTTTATTTGCTCCACCCCGGTTGCAGCAGGTGAAAATGATGACCCTGGGGCTTTGCCATGGCCTGTGGGGCCGTCAAGGGAAATATCCTGCCTGA
- a CDS encoding glycosyltransferase, which translates to MPLVSVLMPAYNHEEYVSSAVESVLGQTHKNLELIVIDDASSDGTWAVLQSFQDHRLRRYRHDRNQGAHATLNEAMALAQGEYIAILDSDDRYDPRRLERLLSEVGRASGNDVFIFSDVDFIGPTGGGIADHPRAQGYKTQRKRWETLSPASWFFASNLAMTTSNFFFSRSLANRVGDFSPLRYTHDWDWALRATLQGTIPLWVREDLLAYRVHGANTLSEGDLWRHIHENSYVQARALLSLGKQLGEGSPEGKAHGEDILLALMGNESLHPISLLCYLVYGLAGTENLCLLDCAGGGSTGWRLQRLAEAVACPPGVFRSMAHLAERERAIVVQAAMLDERWQAMEQMRREIAGQKAMVEDRWATIQQMSGEIASRNQWIDDLSTVVKEKEHCISAQGTMLDERWQAMEQMGKEIAQRDAQLETARAEIQKLNRNLFIRAGRYLRRMLAAL; encoded by the coding sequence ATGCCTCTAGTGAGCGTGCTTATGCCCGCCTATAACCACGAAGAATATGTGTCCTCGGCAGTGGAAAGCGTCCTCGGCCAGACTCATAAAAATCTGGAGCTGATTGTGATTGATGACGCCTCCTCGGATGGCACCTGGGCGGTTTTACAATCTTTCCAGGATCATCGCCTGCGGCGGTACCGGCATGACCGCAACCAAGGCGCCCATGCCACGCTAAACGAGGCGATGGCTCTGGCGCAAGGGGAATACATTGCCATCTTGGATTCGGATGATAGGTATGACCCCCGCCGGCTTGAACGGCTGTTGTCGGAAGTCGGGCGCGCTAGCGGCAACGATGTTTTTATTTTTAGCGATGTGGATTTCATTGGGCCAACGGGAGGCGGTATTGCCGATCATCCCCGCGCCCAAGGCTATAAAACGCAGCGCAAGCGCTGGGAAACGTTAAGTCCGGCAAGCTGGTTTTTTGCCAGCAATCTTGCCATGACTACTTCTAATTTCTTTTTTTCCCGTTCCCTGGCAAATCGGGTTGGCGATTTTTCCCCCCTGCGCTATACCCATGATTGGGATTGGGCATTACGGGCTACCTTGCAGGGAACTATTCCTCTCTGGGTTCGGGAGGATCTGCTTGCCTATCGGGTCCATGGTGCCAATACCCTCTCCGAGGGTGATCTCTGGCGGCACATTCACGAAAACTCCTATGTGCAGGCCAGGGCGCTGCTCTCATTGGGGAAACAGTTAGGGGAGGGGAGCCCGGAGGGAAAAGCCCATGGGGAAGACATTCTCTTGGCCTTGATGGGTAATGAGAGCCTGCATCCCATTTCCCTTTTATGTTATTTGGTTTATGGTCTTGCGGGGACAGAAAATCTGTGCTTGCTAGATTGTGCGGGCGGGGGTAGTACCGGTTGGCGGTTACAGCGGCTAGCGGAGGCAGTTGCTTGCCCCCCGGGGGTCTTTCGTTCCATGGCTCACCTGGCGGAGCGGGAGAGAGCGATTGTCGTCCAAGCAGCTATGCTGGATGAGCGCTGGCAAGCCATGGAACAGATGAGACGAGAAATTGCAGGACAGAAGGCCATGGTTGAAGATCGCTGGGCTACCATCCAGCAGATGAGCGGCGAAATTGCTAGTCGGAATCAATGGATTGACGATCTGAGCACCGTGGTAAAAGAAAAGGAACATTGTATTAGCGCTCAGGGGACCATGCTAGATGAGCGCTGGCAGGCCATGGAACAGATGGGCAAGGAAATTGCGCAGCGGGATGCCCAGCTTGAAACAGCGCGGGCGGAAATACAGAAGCTCAATAGAAATCTTTTCATCCGGGCAGGGCGCTATCTCAGGCGGATGTTGGCGGCCCTTTAG
- a CDS encoding class I SAM-dependent methyltransferase, with translation MEITNLDLPADLERVLHEHVFSKWDQAFLKTPEGEAGKQEVLVHRFNNALRFTVPWLKRSLDLSNACVVEIGCGSGSSTAALAHHCREVVGFDIDSGAIKAAEARCQAYGLSNVRLQSVAPEDLLPAIGSLPQKADVYLLYAVIEHQTYLERIETLSTLWKLLAPGGALVVIETPNRFAYIDKHTSELEFYHLLPDDLAFRYIQHVPRRAFKDTIEPLIQQQTWAQASELRVRWGLGASYHEFDIALGEPLDEIIVADGFEQEMVDFFPIDMDEELLTRFFHARVPSKPIGFSRAVLNLILRKPGGELDRRGAAEFARSRRTQIGLRLNSVPAPPQTLAQRAWMRVRTFVDQKVGI, from the coding sequence ATGGAAATAACCAATCTGGATTTGCCAGCGGATCTGGAAAGAGTGCTCCACGAGCACGTTTTTAGCAAATGGGATCAAGCCTTTCTTAAAACCCCCGAAGGAGAAGCAGGCAAACAGGAAGTACTGGTCCATCGTTTCAATAATGCGTTGCGCTTTACCGTGCCCTGGCTCAAACGCAGTCTCGATCTTTCTAATGCCTGTGTCGTCGAGATCGGTTGCGGATCGGGTTCGAGCACAGCCGCCCTTGCCCATCACTGCCGCGAGGTGGTGGGTTTCGATATCGACTCCGGTGCCATAAAGGCCGCCGAGGCGCGCTGCCAAGCCTACGGGCTTTCTAACGTCCGACTTCAGAGCGTGGCTCCGGAAGATTTGCTGCCAGCTATTGGCAGCCTGCCGCAAAAGGCTGATGTTTATCTTCTCTATGCTGTCATTGAGCATCAAACTTACCTGGAGCGGATCGAGACGCTCTCCACTCTTTGGAAGTTGCTTGCACCAGGCGGAGCCTTAGTTGTTATCGAGACTCCCAACCGGTTTGCCTATATAGACAAGCACACCTCGGAGCTTGAATTTTATCATCTGCTGCCAGACGATTTGGCCTTTCGATATATTCAGCACGTGCCCAGGCGGGCTTTCAAGGATACGATTGAACCTTTGATACAGCAGCAAACATGGGCTCAGGCAAGTGAGCTGCGGGTGAGATGGGGTCTGGGGGCAAGCTATCATGAGTTTGATATCGCCCTGGGGGAACCCTTAGATGAGATTATCGTAGCCGATGGCTTCGAGCAGGAGATGGTGGATTTTTTCCCCATAGACATGGATGAGGAATTGCTCACCCGCTTCTTTCACGCCCGAGTGCCGAGCAAACCGATTGGCTTTTCCCGGGCCGTGCTCAATCTCATTCTGCGCAAGCCTGGGGGGGAATTAGACCGGCGTGGAGCGGCTGAATTTGCGCGTAGCCGGAGAACTCAGATTGGTCTGAGACTGAACTCCGTGCCCGCGCCGCCGCAGACCCTAGCCCAACGCGCCTGGATGCGAGTCCGGACCTTTGTCGATCAAAAAGTTGGAATCTAA
- a CDS encoding glycosyltransferase family 4 protein: protein MATIAWLIPSLLEGSGGHRTFLQHADYLQQQGHRCSLYLENPEQFSGPNLRKRIKRMFGYDFREVHSGWSNIRPAELVFATIWYSAKVVRDLPFPCVKAYFVQDFEAQFNSMGDGYLMAENSYRYGLYPVTIGRWLPALLERQFGVAASHFDFCADLEKYRPLSRVRRERAICFIYQPDKPRRCVELGLEALGLVKHWMPEVRIYLYGSKSSARAWFEHENLGLLSLEDCNRLYNRCAVGLCLSSTNPSRVPFEMMAAGLPVVEMYRDNTLYDFPEEAVLLCEPTPESLAQGMKIILASSKRAEAMSQAGIDYMANRPLEYGLAQFHATVSSLLKGTEPFPQEPAPMYRRPALVAESRPAGTGAVAVPEPLVDRGRLAFLPPLPRKVIRFFYYRLRRALAAVKI from the coding sequence ATGGCCACTATTGCCTGGCTTATTCCGAGTCTCCTTGAAGGTTCAGGAGGCCACCGCACTTTCCTTCAGCATGCGGATTATCTGCAACAACAGGGGCACCGCTGCTCCCTATACTTGGAAAATCCTGAGCAATTTTCTGGCCCCAATCTGCGTAAGCGTATCAAGCGGATGTTTGGGTATGATTTCCGGGAAGTCCATTCGGGTTGGTCGAATATTCGGCCAGCGGAGCTGGTATTCGCCACCATATGGTACTCTGCTAAGGTAGTTCGTGATTTGCCCTTTCCTTGTGTCAAAGCCTATTTCGTCCAGGATTTCGAGGCCCAGTTCAATTCCATGGGAGATGGTTATCTTATGGCCGAGAATTCCTATCGCTACGGCCTTTATCCGGTGACTATCGGCCGTTGGTTGCCGGCCTTATTAGAGCGCCAGTTCGGGGTGGCGGCTAGTCATTTCGATTTTTGCGCTGATTTAGAGAAGTATCGCCCGCTATCAAGGGTAAGGCGGGAACGGGCGATCTGCTTCATTTATCAACCGGATAAGCCCCGACGTTGCGTGGAGTTAGGGCTTGAGGCGTTGGGCCTCGTTAAACATTGGATGCCGGAGGTTAGGATTTATCTCTATGGTTCCAAGAGCAGCGCCCGGGCCTGGTTCGAACACGAAAACCTGGGCCTGTTGAGCTTAGAAGATTGCAATCGGCTTTACAACCGCTGTGCGGTGGGTCTATGTCTTAGCTCTACTAACCCCTCCCGGGTTCCCTTTGAGATGATGGCTGCTGGCCTGCCGGTAGTGGAGATGTATCGGGACAATACTTTATATGATTTTCCCGAGGAGGCGGTGTTGCTATGCGAGCCGACCCCGGAATCTCTGGCTCAGGGAATGAAGATTATTTTGGCTTCCTCTAAGCGGGCTGAAGCTATGAGTCAAGCTGGGATAGATTATATGGCTAACCGGCCGTTGGAATATGGGTTGGCGCAATTTCACGCTACGGTCAGTAGCCTGTTAAAAGGCACGGAGCCTTTTCCGCAGGAGCCAGCCCCCATGTATCGGCGGCCCGCGCTCGTTGCCGAGTCTCGCCCGGCAGGCACTGGGGCCGTTGCTGTTCCAGAGCCCTTGGTGGACCGGGGTCGTCTGGCTTTTTTGCCGCCTTTGCCACGCAAGGTCATACGGTTTTTTTATTATCGGTTGCGGCGGGCGCTGGCGGCGGTGAAAATATGA
- a CDS encoding HAD family hydrolase: MNNGTGKIAAQSYALLTIDVWDTLLRRRCHPDSVKLQVCRYVALNYAQHLHPENQDIWVLLRLRQQAEKELGDKSRQAGQDDEYRHREVYRRWLALAGLTPFPLNRETQEQLLLTLERVEMAQEKFVSYPDPTIAATLEHYPVSRRCFLSDFYLPAAAIQKLLAHHGLSHWAAEGVVSCEVGLNKRSGRLYQHLHQHFGVTPGQHLHVGDNAEADVRAAKRMGVVALHFQPRDEHEKRRQREASFHARADALQTASRDLLAIPPPFPCERQEIYDYGRKCSLLLIGFTTWVMERAVADQVKELYFFTREGEFFIEIYRRLVKWDWLGFSPPPASVLPVSRLATFAASLKNLSTTELMRLWNQYSTQSLGALLKSLGLEPVEFTEQAVRHGLELTRPITYPWQDTRIHAFLGDPEVSAEIEAHLKAKQGQLSTYLESMGLENVAGSVGIVDIGWRGTIQDNLARLLPSVALHGYYLGLNRFLNIQPENIRKEAFGPNLNKNNERGSLLDFVAPLEMLCNSPSGSVMGYEKGEHSIQAYRHTDEEENRIYDAYVRHFQAGVLDAVPFWVDFLRTHAYSSSEFRPLAMDIWSDIIQHPPPFLAQAYFQLNHNETFGMGGFSNKQRMLTTGEVMGAFVSKKQRTKLHEFLRENGWVPGLLACPDVDSTFRWVLGKFLWALSIRRWVRRRFFSSL; the protein is encoded by the coding sequence ATGAACAATGGCACGGGAAAGATAGCTGCTCAATCCTATGCGTTATTGACGATTGATGTTTGGGATACTTTGCTGCGCCGGCGCTGTCACCCCGATAGCGTGAAGTTGCAAGTGTGCCGGTATGTGGCGCTGAATTACGCGCAACATCTGCATCCTGAGAACCAGGATATTTGGGTTTTGTTACGCCTGCGCCAACAGGCGGAAAAAGAATTGGGAGATAAGAGCAGACAAGCGGGGCAAGATGATGAATACCGCCATCGGGAAGTTTACCGGCGTTGGCTGGCATTGGCGGGACTAACTCCCTTTCCCCTAAACCGCGAAACTCAGGAGCAATTGCTCTTGACCCTGGAGCGGGTGGAAATGGCCCAGGAAAAATTTGTTTCCTATCCGGATCCCACCATTGCGGCAACCCTAGAGCATTATCCTGTCTCTAGGCGGTGTTTTCTTTCGGACTTTTATCTGCCGGCTGCGGCCATCCAGAAACTGCTAGCTCATCATGGTCTGTCCCATTGGGCTGCGGAGGGGGTGGTCTCTTGCGAGGTAGGTTTAAACAAACGCTCTGGGCGGCTTTATCAACATTTGCACCAACACTTTGGGGTGACCCCAGGCCAGCATCTGCATGTGGGTGACAATGCTGAGGCGGATGTGCGGGCGGCAAAAAGAATGGGTGTGGTGGCGCTCCATTTTCAACCCCGGGATGAGCACGAAAAACGTCGGCAGCGAGAGGCTTCCTTTCATGCTCGAGCGGATGCCCTCCAAACGGCATCCCGAGATTTACTTGCTATTCCGCCTCCCTTCCCGTGTGAACGGCAGGAGATTTATGACTATGGCCGGAAATGCTCCCTGCTGTTAATAGGCTTTACTACTTGGGTCATGGAACGGGCAGTAGCGGATCAGGTAAAAGAATTATATTTCTTTACTCGGGAAGGTGAATTTTTTATTGAAATTTACCGCCGGCTGGTGAAATGGGATTGGTTAGGTTTTTCACCGCCCCCCGCCAGTGTGCTCCCCGTCAGTCGACTTGCTACTTTTGCCGCCTCCCTAAAGAATTTATCCACGACGGAGCTGATGCGTTTGTGGAATCAATACAGTACTCAGTCTTTAGGCGCGTTGTTGAAATCCCTTGGTTTGGAGCCGGTAGAGTTCACTGAGCAGGCTGTTCGCCATGGGTTGGAGCTAACCCGGCCTATTACCTATCCCTGGCAGGATACCCGCATTCATGCTTTTCTCGGCGATCCTGAGGTCAGCGCAGAAATTGAAGCCCATCTGAAGGCTAAGCAGGGCCAATTGTCTACTTACCTGGAATCCATGGGCCTGGAAAATGTCGCCGGTTCGGTGGGAATTGTTGATATCGGCTGGCGAGGGACCATCCAGGACAATTTGGCTCGTCTGCTGCCGTCAGTGGCGCTGCACGGTTATTATTTAGGTTTGAATCGGTTTCTTAATATCCAGCCAGAAAATATTCGGAAGGAGGCTTTTGGCCCCAATCTTAATAAGAATAACGAGAGGGGTTCTCTCTTGGATTTTGTGGCGCCTCTAGAAATGCTGTGCAATTCCCCTTCCGGTAGTGTGATGGGTTATGAGAAGGGTGAGCACAGTATTCAGGCTTATCGTCATACCGACGAGGAAGAAAATCGGATATATGATGCGTATGTTCGTCATTTTCAGGCTGGAGTATTAGACGCAGTCCCCTTTTGGGTGGATTTTCTGCGCACCCATGCTTATTCGTCCAGCGAGTTTCGGCCACTTGCCATGGATATTTGGTCGGATATCATTCAACACCCCCCGCCTTTTTTGGCACAAGCCTATTTTCAGCTTAATCATAATGAGACTTTCGGAATGGGGGGATTCTCCAATAAGCAGCGTATGCTAACCACGGGAGAGGTAATGGGCGCCTTTGTTTCCAAAAAACAGCGGACAAAGCTTCATGAATTTTTACGGGAGAATGGTTGGGTGCCAGGATTGTTGGCTTGTCCCGATGTTGATTCGACCTTTCGCTGGGTGCTGGGTAAGTTTTTATGGGCCTTGAGTATTCGGCGCTGGGTCCGGCGCCGTTTCTTCTCAAGCCTATAA